The stretch of DNA CAATCTATGTAAAATGTGTGGCATTGTTTTTTATTCCTCTGTATTTTGTCAATGTGCTGCGAAACGGGATCCAGGGAATGGGCTATGGCCTTCTTCCTATGATGGCCGGTGTGGCTGAGCTTGCAGGAAGAGGGATCACCGCTACCATTGCGGCCGGAAAAAGCAGCTATATCGGTACCTGTCTTGCAAGTCCGGTGGCCTGGATCTTTGCGACGGTGCTCCTTTGGGTAATGTACTTCTATGTTATGAAAGATATGGCGCGGAAGCTGTACGGTACAAATAAGTTATAAAAAAAACATGAAATGAGATGCAATTTCTGGAAAGTATGATATAATGAAAAGGCTGGTGAGTAAGACCAGAAAGTATCAATGGAAAGGTGCCTTTTTGAAGGCACATGAACATAGAGGTGGATAAATATGAGCAACGATGAAAAGAGGGATATCGAGGACAGGATCAATGATGCCATGGCAAAGATCGTCAGTGATACTGTAGGAGAGCCTCATCCTGAAAATAAAAAAGACAGATCAGCTGCTCACAAGTCGGCAAGACCTTCGAAATCAGCAAGGCCAAGGAAAATCACCTACGTACCTATCGATGAATCTGAATTTGAACCTATCGTTATACCCGAAAAGAAAAAGCATAAGGCACTGAAGGTGACCGGAATGATCGCTGCCATGGTTTTTGTAGTGGTGGGCTGTGCATATGCAGGATTATCCTATTATTACACCAGTCATTTCTTTGAGGGCACAACGATCAACGGGATTGACAGCTCCAACAGGACTGCATATGAGGTGGAGCAGGAAATCGCAAAAAAAATGGAAGGCTATTCCATCCAGGTAAAGGCCAGAAATCAGGATACGCAGACCATAGAGGGAGCGGATATTGATTATCGTTATATATCCAGTGGTGAAGTTCTGAAGCTTCTGAAAGAGCAGAAGCCCTACGAATGGGTGAAAGGATTTTTTGAAAAGACGACTTACACGGCCAGTGAGCAGACTGCTTTTGACAAGTTAAAGCTGGAGACAGAAGTGAAAGGACTGAATTGTGCCCGGAAAGAGAATCAGGTAGCACCGGAGAACGCGTACGTAAGCTTTAATGATTCCGAATTTACGATCGTGCCGGATACAGAGGGAAGTCAGCTGAAGGTAAAAGAAGCCTATCAGATGATCAGTGATGCTATCAGCAGCGATGAAGGTGAAGTAGATCTTGGCAGTAACCCGGATGCTTATGTGAAGGCAGATGTGACCAGTGACAATGCAGATCTGCAGGCAACGGTGGATGCATATAATAACTTTGCGAGGGCAAGCATCACCTACACATTTGGAGATGAGACAGTAACACTTGATGGAAGCACCATCAAAAACTGGCTGCAGTTTGGCGAAAAGGGGCAGCTGATCCAGGATGATGCATCCTTCAAACAGCATATCGTGGATTATGTGGCACAGCTTGCTGCGGATCATGATACAGTAGGTACAGAGCGTCAGTTCCAGACAACAAGCGGAAGAACTGTTTCGGTTTCCGGTTCTGCATATGGCTGGAAAATCGATCAGGACGGAGAGGTGGCACAGCTTACCCAGGAGATCCAGTCCGGGGCTCAGACGACCAGAGAGCCGGTTTATTCCATGAGAGCCAATTCTTATGGTGTGAATGATCTGGGAAATACCTACATTGAAGTGGACCTTACAGAACAGTATATGTGGTATTATCAGGATGGAAATGTGATCTTTGAATCAGATATCGTATCCGGACTTGCAAGTGATCCGGAGAGAAAAACACCTCCTGGAATCTTCACCTTGTACTATAAGAAGAGCCCGGATGTGCTCCGTGGCACCAAGAAAGCAGACGGAACCTATTCCTATGAACAGCCGGTAACCTACTGGATGCCGTTTAACGGAGGCATTGGATTCCATGATGCAGACTGGCAGCCGTATTTTGGAGGCGACCGGTATCTGACCGGAGGTTCCCACGGCTGTATCAATATGCCACCGGATAAAGCGGGAGAGCTTTACAACATTATCCAGTATAATGTACCGATCGTCTGTTTCTATTGATCGGATCTGTAATCAAAAAACAAACAGGAGCCAGCCGGTGATCCGGTGTGTGGCTCCTGTTCTTTAGCAGGAGGAAAATATTATGTTTGATCAGTCATTCAGCTTTATACTTACAATCGCAGCACTGGTAGTAGGCTTTATGCTTTTTACCGGACACGGTTCCATTTTTATGAAAGGCGGAAACACACAGGCCAGAAACCAGAAGTATGATGAGAAAAAAATGGAAAAGGCTTCAGGAATCTGTCTGATACTTATCGGAGTGGCTACAGGAGTTGACGCATTCACCACAAGTGTAGCAGCAAAGATCGCCTATGTAGTAATTCTGTTTGTGATACTTGTGGTATTTCTGTTTGTACTCAGAACAAAATGTATCAAAAAATGATCAAAAATATCAGAACTCCCCGTGAAACGGTAACCTGTCTGATCAGGCTCCGGTATTTGCGGGGAGTTTTTCTGTCTGTATTTATTTTAATTTCGTTCGGCTGGTCTGTCGGAATGTCAGAGTAAAGATGATTCCCTTTACGATGGAAGTAAGGGAAAGTGCCCACCAGATACCATTAAGTCCCATTCCTGCATGAGTCAGCAGCATGGCAAGCGGGATTCTGGCCCCTGTCAGGATAATACTGATGATACTGCAGAGCTTGGTCATACCAAGGCCGGACAGTGCACCGATGGTCATCAGCTCAATGGCCATGAAAGCCTCACAGAAGCCGATGATGATCAGGTAATTTACAGAAATCCCAAGGGATTCCGGATCATGGAAAAATAAACCGGAGATCGGGCGTGGGAGCAGCACAAAGGCTGCAGTTATGATAAGGCCCCAGATTGTCAGGATACCAAAGGAAATACGGTAGCCATGGCGGATGCGGTCGTATTTTTTTGCACCGAAATTCTGTGCGGTAAAAGCATTTAAGGCAGAGGCAAAGCCGTCCGCGGTGTTCCAGGAAACGGATTCGATCTGTCCGCCCACACGCTGGACAGCAATGGCAGCAGCACCGAAGGCGGAAACCATTCTGGTCAGTACCATGGAGATCATACAGTAGATCATGCTCTGGATAGCGGTTGGAAAACCAATGCGGAAGATATTTTTATAAAATTTTCCCGGAAAACGTGAAAAAAGATGAAGTTCACGAAGTACATTTGGTTCCAGCCCGGAAGTAAAGATCCGGAAAAACAGCACTGCAAAAACCAGGAACTGTGCAGTTACTGTGGCAATGGCAGCACCTACCGTTTCAAGCCGTGGAAAAGGTCCAATGCCAAGGATCAGGAGCGGATCCAGGAACATATTTCCCACAAGTCCAAGAAAATTGGCCATCAGCGGAGACCTGGAGTCTCCCTGGGCTGTAAAAAGTCCGGTGAGAGTCAGGTTCAGGAAGGAAAAAATGATCAGTCCGCAGGTGATCAGCATATAAGATCTGGCAGAAGAATATGCTTCCGGGTCTGTCAGATTAAAAAATCCGATCAGAGGATCAAGAAATATAATACTTGCTGCAGCAAATAAAAGACCGAACAGAATGGTCATCTGCAGGGCACTGGCCGCGTAGGAACGTGCCTCTTTATAATCCTTCCGGCCGCAGGACTGTGCTGTGTTTACCTGTCCGCCCATTCGCGGAAGGGCTACCAGTCCCTGGGAAAGCCACACATACATGCCGCCCACACCGACACCGGCAACTGCCTTGGAGCCCAGAAGTCCGATCCAGGCCATATCTGTGATATTATAGGCAGTTCCAAGAAGGGAAGATGCCATGATTGGCAGAGCAAGCTCTGAAAGCGTTTTCAAGATCGGACCGGAAGTAAGGTCTATGGATTTTGATCTTTTCATACTCATCTGCATATCTCCGTAAGGTCAAAAGGCCTGGTGATCCGGTAATCCGGTTTATCCACCTGCCCGAAACCGTATTCGGCAAAGATAAAAGGAACTCCTGCTTTCCGGCAGGCATTAAAGTCTCCTAAGGTATCACCGATATAAACCGGATCGGATAGATTATTGTCCTCGCGGATCTTCATGATATTTTCCGCTTTGGCCATGCCGGTGTCACCGGGACAGAGATGGCCCTTGAAATAGTGTCCGAAGCCTGTGGATTTCAGGAACACTTCAATATATCCGGCCTGGCAGTTACTGACGATAAAAAGAGGAAAACGGCTGGAAAGAATCTTCAGTGTTTCCTCAAGATCCGGATACAGCGGAGCACATTTGCGAAGCAGTGCCTCGTGCTCTGCCTGGCAGCAGCCGTCGATGATACGAAGCTGTTCTGCTTCCGGAAGCTCAGGGAAAAGAGCCCTTGCGATATCCGGCAGCAGCTGGCCAAAAAGCCCCATCAGTCGTTTGGCGCTTACATCGGTATCCATGTGCTCCGTATGGATAAGGTAATCGCTCCAGGCCTCAGCTACGATCCCAGTGGAATCCCAGAGCGTACCGTCAACATCAAAAATAATACTGTCCATCAGAAAAACCTCCCCAAAAACTATGATATGTAAAAAATGCAACCCTTTGTACCGGACATAGTACAAAAACAAGTTACTGTTCATTCCATTCTCAGTAACATCAAAACAATTCTATATGAGAAAAGAAAAAAAAGCAACTGCGCTTTTGAAGATTTTATGTTATAGTAAAGGTTACGAGGGAAAAACTATG from Blautia sp. SC05B48 encodes:
- a CDS encoding DUF3784 domain-containing protein; translated protein: MFDQSFSFILTIAALVVGFMLFTGHGSIFMKGGNTQARNQKYDEKKMEKASGICLILIGVATGVDAFTTSVAAKIAYVVILFVILVVFLFVLRTKCIKK
- a CDS encoding MATE family efflux transporter — translated: MKRSKSIDLTSGPILKTLSELALPIMASSLLGTAYNITDMAWIGLLGSKAVAGVGVGGMYVWLSQGLVALPRMGGQVNTAQSCGRKDYKEARSYAASALQMTILFGLLFAAASIIFLDPLIGFFNLTDPEAYSSARSYMLITCGLIIFSFLNLTLTGLFTAQGDSRSPLMANFLGLVGNMFLDPLLILGIGPFPRLETVGAAIATVTAQFLVFAVLFFRIFTSGLEPNVLRELHLFSRFPGKFYKNIFRIGFPTAIQSMIYCMISMVLTRMVSAFGAAAIAVQRVGGQIESVSWNTADGFASALNAFTAQNFGAKKYDRIRHGYRISFGILTIWGLIITAAFVLLPRPISGLFFHDPESLGISVNYLIIIGFCEAFMAIELMTIGALSGLGMTKLCSIISIILTGARIPLAMLLTHAGMGLNGIWWALSLTSIVKGIIFTLTFRQTSRTKLK
- a CDS encoding HAD family hydrolase, with the translated sequence MDSIIFDVDGTLWDSTGIVAEAWSDYLIHTEHMDTDVSAKRLMGLFGQLLPDIARALFPELPEAEQLRIIDGCCQAEHEALLRKCAPLYPDLEETLKILSSRFPLFIVSNCQAGYIEVFLKSTGFGHYFKGHLCPGDTGMAKAENIMKIREDNNLSDPVYIGDTLGDFNACRKAGVPFIFAEYGFGQVDKPDYRITRPFDLTEICR
- a CDS encoding L,D-transpeptidase family protein gives rise to the protein MSNDEKRDIEDRINDAMAKIVSDTVGEPHPENKKDRSAAHKSARPSKSARPRKITYVPIDESEFEPIVIPEKKKHKALKVTGMIAAMVFVVVGCAYAGLSYYYTSHFFEGTTINGIDSSNRTAYEVEQEIAKKMEGYSIQVKARNQDTQTIEGADIDYRYISSGEVLKLLKEQKPYEWVKGFFEKTTYTASEQTAFDKLKLETEVKGLNCARKENQVAPENAYVSFNDSEFTIVPDTEGSQLKVKEAYQMISDAISSDEGEVDLGSNPDAYVKADVTSDNADLQATVDAYNNFARASITYTFGDETVTLDGSTIKNWLQFGEKGQLIQDDASFKQHIVDYVAQLAADHDTVGTERQFQTTSGRTVSVSGSAYGWKIDQDGEVAQLTQEIQSGAQTTREPVYSMRANSYGVNDLGNTYIEVDLTEQYMWYYQDGNVIFESDIVSGLASDPERKTPPGIFTLYYKKSPDVLRGTKKADGTYSYEQPVTYWMPFNGGIGFHDADWQPYFGGDRYLTGGSHGCINMPPDKAGELYNIIQYNVPIVCFY